TACTCAAAAAGCCAATCGCTGTTGTGCTTATTTTGATGATGATCTTCCCAGTCAAGCTAATCATCCCCATGATATTAGCGGCATATCTGCCCATCTATATGTTCAAGCTGAAATGGCTGAAGGGTGCTTATAATTAGGGATTGATGGGTGGTTGACGAGATAATATTTCTAAAAAAATAGAAAAAATAGACACCTGCTATAATTTATAATGGCAGGTGTTTTTGCTGCATTCTTGAGAAAAATTCTGGATTTTTCATCTGACCGCTTGCGATTTTTTTGTGCCATCGTCGCTGAAGTAAACATAGGATAATAATGTCACGAAATTATACTAGATGAGGTCTTTATCCTGACCTATAATGAAAATAACAAATTTTATTTTCTAGTATTTTACAAGATTTGAGTTTGCCCAAAACGATGAGTAGAGTAGGACAGATTTTTTCTACACTAGGGATGTCTCCTTTGACTGTGTTAAGCAGAATATCCTGTATTTATACTGGGTACGGATTGGGAAGGGAAATTAGAGTTAATACAGAAAAAATATCATGTAATAAGAAGAAATATCATTAAAATATCTTTTTCAATCTGTAAACTGTAGTTAGGTTATGTCCTGTGGTAGATAATGGAATGATAAGTTACCTCGATGGAATAGGAGTCATTTAACAAAGTAGATTGCCTGCTCTAGTACGCTATTGAAGGTGATCTTCTTTGTCATATTTTATGTTAGTATTTTTTTATTTTTACTGAAGTAATAAGTGACCGGACCCGATGATAAGTGACATATACATGTATTGGAGGGTATCCATGTTCAGACATAGAGATAAAGGGATTACTAAGCATTTTATCGGAACTTTTGTGTTGATTATCATTGTTCCATTTATCTTATTTATCACAATATTTTATAAATATTATTCAACATCATTAATTCAAAGGTCAGTTGATCAAGTTGTTCAGCAATTGGATCTAGCATCTAACAATATGAACTCTGAGCTGAAACGAGCCTCACTTACAATTGCTACAATCGCTATTGTGAATGACCACATGATATTAGATGCAGTCTCAGCGTGGAGCAGAAGCTCGACTTCAGTAGAAAAAATTCGGATTTCGCGTGAGATCGATGCATACTTAAATATTATCTCGAATTATAGCAATGAGATCGTCAGTGTTATTTTTACTTTTAAGGATGGAGGCTATTATTATTTCAAGAACCCTCCAACGATTTCCGATTCTTCAATTCGCAATCTGCCATGGTATCAAGAGACGCTGAGGAGCAGCAATGGAACAACAGTCATTGTTGATAGCCTGAACGGTATTACTTCAGATAAACAGGACATGTTTACCTTTTTGCTTCATCCAGATCAATCTTTGGAATCAGAGGTTGAGATGGTTTATTTGACGACTCACGCCTCTCTTCCAGAGTTCATTCATTCTAATCCTAAAATTAAACAATTCATTATTGATCGAAACGGTAATCGAATTGTGAATCAGAACAATCATGATAAGATAGATCCTGGAATCATGATGGAGCTGTCCAAGATGGTACAGAAGCCATCTCACGATAATGATGATGATTACTCCTTTATTAAGATAAATGGAGAGAATAAGCTTCTTAAGCTGTATTCGTTCGAGAAGACAGATTGGAGTATCGTCAATATTTTAGATGAGAGCATGGTTACGAGGGATGCTGATCAATTCTTAAAGATATCCCTCATTTTTATGTTTGGTATTTTCGCTTTTTTTATATTTTTCCTACTTTGGTTTTTCCAAGACCTGCTTAGGCCGCTGCAGAATCTCATTCGAGCGATGAAAAAGGTTGAGAGAGGTGATTTTCTGATGGAGGTCAAGGCAGACGGAAGAGGCGAGATTAAGCGGCTGGGCCATTCCTTTAATCGCATGGTTTCTCAGATCAGAGATCTTATGCAAGAACGGGATTTGAAGGAACGAGCGCGCAGCCAGGCTGAAATCGAAGCTCTACAGTCACAAATTAATCCACACTTCTTATCGAATACATTGAATTCTGTTCGACTTATGGCGATGATCGCAAAAACAGACAATATTCGTAAAATTATTGAGAGCCTATCTGCCCTTCTGACTCATGTATTTCGTGAACCAAACTCGCTAGCCCCGATCGGTCAGGAGATCAAAGTACTAGAGTCATACGTTCATATTATGCAGGTTCGTTATGGAGGCAATCTGAATATCCAGTTTCATATTGATGATACGCTTTTGAGTTACAGCATGCCCAAAATGCTACTTCAACCGATTCTTGAGAATGCCATTTTTCATGGATTGGATCAACAAAATATGAACGAACTTATTGAGGTGAAGGCGATTCGGCATGAGCTTGGAGTATGCTTTTCCATCACGGATTATGGTAAAGGAATGACAGACGAACAAATTAGTGAATTGCTGAATCAGGGGGATAAATATCAGCGTGGGAATTTTAGCGGGTTAGGTGTACATAATGTGTTACAACGAATTGAGCTTAATTATGGTCATCCGTACGGTGTGGAAATTGATAGCAAGTTAGATAGAGGTACCATCGTTACTATACTGCTTCCATTGATATGAACATGATTTTTCATGGAAAGGACGAGCCGAGAGATGAATGTAATGATCGTAGAAGACGAGACTATTATGAGATTGGCATTATCTACGCTGATTGACTGGGAATCGAACGGATTTCGGATTGTTTATGAAGCGAGTAATGGTTATCAAGCCCTTCAGTATATCAAGGAAAATCGAGAGATTGACATTGTGATTACGGATTTGAAGATGCCTGTGATGGATGGTTTAGAGCTTATTGATGAGCTTAATCAGTTTATTGGGACTTCTCCACATGTTGTCATTTTAAGTGCGTATGATGATTTTGAATTTGTAAGGAAGGCATTTAAGAGGGGAGTCAATGACTACATTCTTAAATCGGAGATGGATCCGAATGTTGTACTGAATCTCTTGAATCGGATCAAGCACGACTTTGAAGTTGAACAGACCATGTCAAGACAATCGAGAGAAATCCGTAATGGCGAACAGGTACGATTGAAACAGCAAACCATCCGGGAATGGCTTGAAATTGGCGTGAGTCCTCAGTCGGAACCTTCTATTCTGGAGGATTTGAACATGAGGTTGGAATGGAACAGCATTACAGTTTCCTTGATTCGAGTAGAGGGCTCTGCTGAGGTGCAGGAGCGGTATGGATCGTCCATTGGGGAGTTTGTAAGTTCCGTTGTAAAGTCTATTGATCAGGTGCTAACAGAGGTAGGAACAGGTGAAGTTATTAGTTGTAATCCGTATGAGTACGTGGTGGTCTTATCGTTTCGAACGAGTAGTTTAATGTATGTGCGACAGCGTATTTCGCAGATCATGAATCAAATCATATTTGTACTGAAGGAATACATCAATATTCAAGTCACGATAGGCGTAAGTGAGCTGTGTGAAGAGATAAAGCAAATCCCGGCGTTTTATCTTCAAGCTCGAAAAAATGCCGATTTGCGCTTTGTTATTAATAAGCATCGAATCATTTATCCTGAGGATGCTAGACATTTCTTGAACCAGTCGGGAGAGACCTTGATCGGGAAAGAGAAAGCCTTGCTGGATGCATTGAAGGAGGGGAAAGAGCAATCGGTGCTGCAAGAACTAGACAAAATGTTCACACTGATAAAGCGTTCTGCCTCCATGGGAAATGAGGTACTGCGTACCCGATATATGGAACTCTTAATGATATTAGTGAAGTTCATGCATGATAACGGTTTCGTAAATAACCAGGAAATGAATAAGATCGAGGACGTATATCGAATGGCTTGGCAGATTGACTCCGCCGCTCAATTGCAAGCCAGGATTTCTAGCTTGGTTCAGCAGCTTCTTCAAGAGATGGATAAGAAGGCGGGGCAAATGAATCGGGTTGTAGCCGTTGCCCAAGCTTTTATTATGGAGCATTATGATGAAGATATTACACTTCGGAAAGTAAGCGAAATGGTGCATTTAAGTGAAAGTCATTTCAGTACATTGTTCTCCAAGGCGGTAGGTGAGACTTTTAAAGAATTTGTAACAAAAGTACGCATGGAAAAGGCAATGGAAAGTATGAAGAAGGAGCCTTATCTAAAGATATATGAGATTGCAGAGCGTACAGGATATGCTAGTACGGAGCACTTTAGCAGGGTTTTTAAGAAGGTGACTGGCGTGAGTCCAAATCAGTTTATGAAAACGGTTTCTAAGTAACCTAAAACTATATCATGATTTCGAAAACGGATACCGTCTAAAAGGATGGTATCCGTTTTTACTTGACACAATAGAGAATCTAAGATCTGAATACTTATGAAATAATGGGAATCGGAAAATTTATCATGAAATCAAAATTATTGTCATTAACATATAAGTAGCGGGTGGATAGGATGGAAAGATAAATAATACGGTTTATTTTCCTAACGAATGACCCCCGGCAGTTATTGAGAAAATACGCAGTACTCCTACCCCACGTGATAGTTCTACCCTAATTTGGAGGTGAACTAATATAAGAGCCTAATTAGATAGCCAGAGGCTGCAACAGCATCTATACTCCTTTAGTTTATATTATATTTTAAAGAGGTGTCTTATGAAGAGAACAACTTTATGGCTATTAATTTTCTCATTGATATTAGGAATGGAATTCTCAAGTACAGCTGTTTATGCAGGGAGCGATCGTACTATTCAGAATACAAATGGTAGAACCGTATTGAATTTAAATAGCGACTGGGGATTCTACAGAGGTGATTTAGCTGGTTCAGAGGCTATTGACTTTGATGATCAGGCATTTGCCAATATAACCATTCCGCACACCATGAGACTGGAGAAGAAACATGCGAATGGTGGGCGAGCCGTATATCAAGGAATAGGTTGGTACAGACGTTATTTTACGGTTGACGAGATGTACAGAGGAAATACAATCAATATTGACTTTGAAGGTGTCATGACCGACAGTGAAATCTATTTGAATGGAGAAAAAATTTATTCCCGTAATGGTGGTTATGTTGGATTTTCTGTAGATATTACAGATAAAGTTAAGTTTAGTGAAACCAATGTTCTAGCCGTAAAGGTATCTAGCTATGATAGTCCAGATACACCGCCAGGAAAGCCAGTTGCCAATCTCGATTTCCATTACTTCGGTGGTATTTACAGAGATGTAACCATGAGAATTACAAATGATTTACATATTTCGGATGCATTACAGGCTGATAAAACAGCTAGCGGTGGAGTTTTTGTGACTTATCCTGAAGTAAGCAAAACTTCTACCAAGGTGAATGTAAAAACCCATGTCGTAAACAAGAATAATACTTCAGCAGATACGAAGGTTGTAAGCAAGATTGTGGACAAGGAAGGAAATATCGTTGCTCAGGGTGAAGCTGATGCTGTAAGCGTACCAACAGGTGGAGATCATCAGTTTAATCAGGGATTAACGATAACCAGTCCAAATTTATGGCATCCAGATACACCTTATCTGTATTCTTTAGTCAGTGAAGTATATAATGGGTCAACTCTAGTAGATTATGTAATAACAAAGATAGGGATCAGAACAATAGAGTACAAGGCAGATGGTTTCTATCTCAATGGGGAAAGATTATATTTACGCGGAGCCAACCGTCATCAGGCCTATCAGAATATCGGAGATGCAGCTCCTAACTCGATGCAGTATCGTGATGCTATGCAAATCAAGGAAAATGGCTTTAATGCGGTTCGTGCCACTCATTATCCCAATGATCCGGCCTTTTTAGATGCAGCTGATGAATTAGGATTATTAGTTATTGAATGTCAGCCCGGCTGGCAGAACTTCACGAAAACTCAAAAGTTCTATGATCTAACATTAAGAGATACACGGGAAATGATCAGACGTGACAGAAACAGACCATCCGTAATCCTATGGGAAACTTCACTAAATGAGACGGGCTATTCAGCAGCATGGGCAAAAGAGGTTACTGCGATTGCTCATGCAGAATATCCTGGCAACCAGATGTATACAGCGGCTGACCATGGACTTCAGGGATCTTTCTATGATGTGAACTACAAAGTCGTCGATACGAATTGGGATGCTGACCCTAACAAATGGACTGATTTTGATCCCAACAAGCCATTTTTTACTCGCGAATGGGGTGATTTTGAAGAATCCAGCAAGGCGCTGAGAAAAGAAGGCGAAGACGCAATGATGACTCAGATTTTGACGCGTCAGAGATATTTAAATGGAGATGGTTACTCGGACTGGGGTGGCCTCGATGCGAATGACAGAATAGGCGGATATTTCTTATGGAGCTGGAATGACTACGCGCGTGGATCAACAACCAAGACATTAGGAAGTGGAACAGTCGATATTGATAGATACGAAAAATATGATTACTACTGGTTACAGTCCATGCAATCGGCTAGAAATCCTGTTTATGGACCAATGGTGTTCATAGCAAGCACATATTCTCCAACCTCAAGCCTAAATATTAACGTATTCAGTAACTGCGACAGTGTGAAGCTATATCAGAATGATGTATTGGTACGTGAAATGACAAGGGAAGAAGCTCTGAAATCTGTTCCGAACATCGCTAAAAAAGGTGGCAGCCCCATCTTTACATTTACATTAGATAAGTTTGCGGCTGGAGAGCTTAGAGCAGAAGCGATTTTAGATGGGAAAGTTGTGAAAACGCATACAGTTAGAACACCAGGTCAAGCTGCTGGAATAGAAATTGAAGTACGTGACAGAGGAATCATGCCCGTAGCAGATGGTTCAGATGTAATCCCTGTATACTTCAAAGTCGTTGATGCAAATGGAACGGTAGTACCCAACTACGAGGGTAAGATTAAAATTGCTGTAACAGGTGAAGGTGAACTCGTCGGCAAAAATATTGAACGAATAGGTGTCGAAGAACAGAGGGTTGAAGGCGGTATAGGTTTCGCATTTGTAAGAACTGCAGACGTCAGTGGAAGTATAAAAATTCTTGCTACAGCAGAAGGATTAAATGCGAGATCCAAAACCGTAAGTACAATACCCTATAAAGGGCAGTTTGTCCCTGACGGACAGCATACACCATGGGTTGGTGGAGTTGACAAACTAGAAACCACAGAACAGACCTATAAAAATATTGCAATTGGTAAACCTGTTACGAGTTCTTCTGAACAATCAGGTAACTTTGCAAAAAATGCAGTAGATGATGACGAAGGTACAAGATGGTGTGCAAATGGAGCATCCTTACCGCAGTGGATTCAGGTTGATTTACAGAAAAGCAGCGCAATAGCTGGTTTTCAGGTGATTTGGGAGACAAGTACAAATGTTTATAAATACGATATTGAAGTATCCGAAGACGGGACCAATTGGCGGAAAGTTATTGATAATACATTAAATACCACACCGAATGGACATGAAGAAACAAAGCTCGTAGAAACAAAAGGGAGATATGTAAGATTAAGCATTGTTGATCGTATAACCAATGGAGATTGGGCATCTTTATATGAGTTTAAGATCATACCTTTAGAAAATGAAGAACCCGGTGACAGAATTACAGATGCGAAAATCGAATCTATCACGTCATCTTCGGAAAGTGAAGCAGACAGGGGTACGGGTAAGCTTAGAGATGGCGTAACGACGATAGGAACAGGCTGGTTAGCCAAGGAATTAACGCTTCCGCAGTCCGTTACGGTAAAATTCAACAAACCGCAATCCGTTATTGGAAGCCGTATTTTCTGGGAGAAGGACAGTAACTGGTACACGTATGATTTAGAAGTTTCAACGGATGGCCACACATGGCAAAAGGCACTCGATAATCGCTATGTAGGTGGACAGCATTTCACACCAGAGACATTTGCTAAGCCGTATGACAACATCAACTATGTTCGCGTAACGATCAAGGACATCATTGCTGGCGGCGGGTTCAGAATAGGTATGGCAGAATTGATATTATATGGACAGGATTATACAGAAACAGAGCCTAAGAATTTTGACTATGCAAGTGATCTGGAATGGGCTTCAGCACACAGTGACTTTAAAGCAGTACTTAAGGATGAGCCACAGTATGGTGGTTCCAACTTTGACTTAAACACGGCAGCTGGAGTGAAGACCTTTACGAAAGGACTATCATCGGATACAAATTCAGAGGTTGTATACCATGTAGATGGACGTGGATATACAAGATTCCAATCCTATGCAGGAATTGACAAGAAAGCTCCTAAAATGGGTGGAGAAGCAATCTTTAAAATATTTAAAGATGATGAGCTAATCTATACAAGCCCTGTCAAGATGCGAGACGACAACTGTGAATTTATTGATCTTGATATCACAGGAGCCAAGCAGATTAAGCTTGTTGCTGAATGGAATAATAATCCTGTAAATCCTGAATCTAGGTATAATACGCATGTGGACTGGGCGGATGCCAGATTCGTCTATGGAGTAACTGTAACAGAACTAAAAGCGGCGATTGCAGCCGCACAAGTCAAAGTTGATCAAGCGGTCGTTGGTGATCAGCCAGGACAATATCCACAAATAGCAGTAGAGGTATTAAAAGCAGCGATTGTAGCAGCACAGGATGTTGTAGATACAGCAACAACACAAGCAGAAGTGACCTCAGCGATTGAAGCGCTTCAAGCCGCAGTAAATGGTTTCGATGATGCCAAGATTCCTGGGGAAGAACCAGCGGAAGTGGACACAACAGAACTGAAGTCGGTGATTGCAGCCGCACAAGTCAAAGTTGATCAAGCAGTCGTTGGTGATCAGCCCGGACAATATCCTCAAAAAGTAGTAGATGCATTAAAAGAAGCGATTGCAGCCGCACAAGGGGTTGTAGAGAAAGCAACAACACAAGCAGAAGTGACCTCAGCAATCGAAGTACTTCAAGCAGCGGTCAAAACATTTGATGATGCAAAGATTTCTGGGGTAGAACCATCAGTAGACAAAACTGCACCAACATGGACAGAAGATAAAGCTTTGAAGACTTCAAATGTTGGTAGAACTAGCCTTGCACTTTCATGGACAGTAGCAACGGATGATACGGGAGTAACAAGCTATAAAGTCTACAAGAACGGAAGCGAACTCGTTACATTAGCAGGTAATATCACGAGCTATACAGTTAGCGGCCTGTCATCTAACACAACGTATACCTTTAAAGTTGAAGCAGGCGATGAAGCAGGGAAATGGAGTGTGAATGGTCCGAGTGTATCTGTGACGACTGATCCTAGCTCTTCGGGTGGTGGCTGGACACCGACACCAGATCCGAAGCCTACGCCAGATCCAAAGCCTACTCCAAAACCGGAAGATGGTAATAAGCCAGCTGAGCCAAAAGATCCAGTAAAACCAACGAAGCCAGAACCACCAAAAGTAAAGCTTACGGATCTAGTGGATCATTGGGCTAAGGCTTCCATTGAAAAATCGATTGAACTTGGTTTTGTAACTGGTTATGAAGATGGAACTTTTCTCCCGAACCGCACTGTAACCCGTGGTGAGTTTGCTGCAATGTTAGCTAGAGCACTGAAATTGGGGTCTAATGATAAGGAGTTTCGTTTCAATGATAAGGAGGGAACACCAGCGTGGGCTCGGCCATTCATTCAAGCCATAGCCGAAGCTGGTTTCATTTCAGGATACGAAGATGGTACATTCCGTGCGGGTCATGAAATTACACGATCTGAATTCGTAGTCATTATTGTTCGTGTGCTTGGTCTTAAAATAGATTCTAATGCACAATTGACTTTCAAGGATGCGGAGCAGGTTTCGGCATGGGCTAGACCTTATGTTGCAGCTGCTGTGGAAGCAGGTCTGATAAAAGGGAATGGGGATGGTAAATTTCATCCCAATGGTTCAACGACTAGAGCTGAGGCCATCACATTGATTTTAGGCATGTTAAACCATCTGAAATAAGTTAGAGAAGAGTCGCTATACTATATTTTAGTAGATTAATCCCCTTCAAGCCCATACGCGAATACAGCTTTGTGAAAGCATGAGGTATGAGTACACTGGAGGGGATTTTTCATGACACTTACCGTAAAATTTATCAAGAAATCTAATTTATCATCATTAACCTATCCATTGCGGGAGAGTAAGATGTAAAAATAAAACATTCGATTTATTATCTTTCCTCACTTATGAACGATAGCATTTTGTAATCGGAATGCTCCTTCCTATGAATCTTTTCATGAATTTATATTGTCCCAATAACTACACATTTTGTAAGAAACTACTTCAACTAGCTCTTTATAATCATATATTTAGTTAAGAGGAGGAAGTCTAAAATGTTCAGTTCCAGACAAAAAGCAATGGTGCTGGTAATGCTAATTGCAATGTTTGTCAATTTTGCACCTAATGCCAGGGCTGCAGACAACGGAGATGGTACATACACAAATCCTATTATATGGGGGGACTATCCGGATAATGATGTGATCAGGGTGGGAGACACCTATTACATGTCATCAACGAGTATGCACCTATTTCCCGGAAGTCCAATCATGAGTTCCAAAGATTTAGTGAATTGGCAATATGAAAGTTATGCTGTTGACAGAATGGAAGGTGACATGTACGACATTAAGAATGGGTTGAATGCTTATGATGAAGGTCCATGGGCAACCAGCTTGAGGTATCATAACGGTAAATTCTACTTGATGTATAACATCAATGGAGATGCTGCATACGTAAGTGTTGCAGATAGCGCCAAGGGTCCATGGAAGATTTACAAGTTAGAAGATGAACTATACGATCCGGGGTTATTTTTTGACGACAATGGAAAAGTATACGTTGTACATGGTCAAGGTCAACTTTACTTAAGTGAGCTGAAGATTGTTAGTGAAGCAACAGGTGAACTCTCTATTATTTCGAAGAGACAGCCTGGAGCATCAAGAAACGGAAAGATGATATATGACTATAAGGGTGGCGCCTATAATGAAGGTTCACATGTGTATAAAAAAGATGGCACCTACTACATTCTAAGCACTCCGACATGGAACAAGGGTTCAAAGAAAGAAATAGCGATCAGAACACAAGACTTGGCGAATGGCCCTTATGTAGCAAAAGATATTATAACTAGTTTTATGAACTTTGCAGGCAATGGTATTCATCAGGGAGGTATGGTAGACGTACCTCAAGGAGAAGGTAAAGAATCCGAATGGTGGTCGGTCATATTCCAGGATCGAGGCAAGCTGGGACGTGTGCCTACTTTACAACCAGTCAACTGGAAAGATGGATGGCCATATTTAGG
The window above is part of the Paenibacillus sp. FSL K6-0276 genome. Proteins encoded here:
- a CDS encoding histidine kinase; translated protein: MFRHRDKGITKHFIGTFVLIIIVPFILFITIFYKYYSTSLIQRSVDQVVQQLDLASNNMNSELKRASLTIATIAIVNDHMILDAVSAWSRSSTSVEKIRISREIDAYLNIISNYSNEIVSVIFTFKDGGYYYFKNPPTISDSSIRNLPWYQETLRSSNGTTVIVDSLNGITSDKQDMFTFLLHPDQSLESEVEMVYLTTHASLPEFIHSNPKIKQFIIDRNGNRIVNQNNHDKIDPGIMMELSKMVQKPSHDNDDDYSFIKINGENKLLKLYSFEKTDWSIVNILDESMVTRDADQFLKISLIFMFGIFAFFIFFLLWFFQDLLRPLQNLIRAMKKVERGDFLMEVKADGRGEIKRLGHSFNRMVSQIRDLMQERDLKERARSQAEIEALQSQINPHFLSNTLNSVRLMAMIAKTDNIRKIIESLSALLTHVFREPNSLAPIGQEIKVLESYVHIMQVRYGGNLNIQFHIDDTLLSYSMPKMLLQPILENAIFHGLDQQNMNELIEVKAIRHELGVCFSITDYGKGMTDEQISELLNQGDKYQRGNFSGLGVHNVLQRIELNYGHPYGVEIDSKLDRGTIVTILLPLI
- a CDS encoding response regulator → MNVMIVEDETIMRLALSTLIDWESNGFRIVYEASNGYQALQYIKENREIDIVITDLKMPVMDGLELIDELNQFIGTSPHVVILSAYDDFEFVRKAFKRGVNDYILKSEMDPNVVLNLLNRIKHDFEVEQTMSRQSREIRNGEQVRLKQQTIREWLEIGVSPQSEPSILEDLNMRLEWNSITVSLIRVEGSAEVQERYGSSIGEFVSSVVKSIDQVLTEVGTGEVISCNPYEYVVVLSFRTSSLMYVRQRISQIMNQIIFVLKEYINIQVTIGVSELCEEIKQIPAFYLQARKNADLRFVINKHRIIYPEDARHFLNQSGETLIGKEKALLDALKEGKEQSVLQELDKMFTLIKRSASMGNEVLRTRYMELLMILVKFMHDNGFVNNQEMNKIEDVYRMAWQIDSAAQLQARISSLVQQLLQEMDKKAGQMNRVVAVAQAFIMEHYDEDITLRKVSEMVHLSESHFSTLFSKAVGETFKEFVTKVRMEKAMESMKKEPYLKIYEIAERTGYASTEHFSRVFKKVTGVSPNQFMKTVSK
- a CDS encoding S-layer homology domain-containing protein produces the protein MKRTTLWLLIFSLILGMEFSSTAVYAGSDRTIQNTNGRTVLNLNSDWGFYRGDLAGSEAIDFDDQAFANITIPHTMRLEKKHANGGRAVYQGIGWYRRYFTVDEMYRGNTINIDFEGVMTDSEIYLNGEKIYSRNGGYVGFSVDITDKVKFSETNVLAVKVSSYDSPDTPPGKPVANLDFHYFGGIYRDVTMRITNDLHISDALQADKTASGGVFVTYPEVSKTSTKVNVKTHVVNKNNTSADTKVVSKIVDKEGNIVAQGEADAVSVPTGGDHQFNQGLTITSPNLWHPDTPYLYSLVSEVYNGSTLVDYVITKIGIRTIEYKADGFYLNGERLYLRGANRHQAYQNIGDAAPNSMQYRDAMQIKENGFNAVRATHYPNDPAFLDAADELGLLVIECQPGWQNFTKTQKFYDLTLRDTREMIRRDRNRPSVILWETSLNETGYSAAWAKEVTAIAHAEYPGNQMYTAADHGLQGSFYDVNYKVVDTNWDADPNKWTDFDPNKPFFTREWGDFEESSKALRKEGEDAMMTQILTRQRYLNGDGYSDWGGLDANDRIGGYFLWSWNDYARGSTTKTLGSGTVDIDRYEKYDYYWLQSMQSARNPVYGPMVFIASTYSPTSSLNINVFSNCDSVKLYQNDVLVREMTREEALKSVPNIAKKGGSPIFTFTLDKFAAGELRAEAILDGKVVKTHTVRTPGQAAGIEIEVRDRGIMPVADGSDVIPVYFKVVDANGTVVPNYEGKIKIAVTGEGELVGKNIERIGVEEQRVEGGIGFAFVRTADVSGSIKILATAEGLNARSKTVSTIPYKGQFVPDGQHTPWVGGVDKLETTEQTYKNIAIGKPVTSSSEQSGNFAKNAVDDDEGTRWCANGASLPQWIQVDLQKSSAIAGFQVIWETSTNVYKYDIEVSEDGTNWRKVIDNTLNTTPNGHEETKLVETKGRYVRLSIVDRITNGDWASLYEFKIIPLENEEPGDRITDAKIESITSSSESEADRGTGKLRDGVTTIGTGWLAKELTLPQSVTVKFNKPQSVIGSRIFWEKDSNWYTYDLEVSTDGHTWQKALDNRYVGGQHFTPETFAKPYDNINYVRVTIKDIIAGGGFRIGMAELILYGQDYTETEPKNFDYASDLEWASAHSDFKAVLKDEPQYGGSNFDLNTAAGVKTFTKGLSSDTNSEVVYHVDGRGYTRFQSYAGIDKKAPKMGGEAIFKIFKDDELIYTSPVKMRDDNCEFIDLDITGAKQIKLVAEWNNNPVNPESRYNTHVDWADARFVYGVTVTELKAAIAAAQVKVDQAVVGDQPGQYPQIAVEVLKAAIVAAQDVVDTATTQAEVTSAIEALQAAVNGFDDAKIPGEEPAEVDTTELKSVIAAAQVKVDQAVVGDQPGQYPQKVVDALKEAIAAAQGVVEKATTQAEVTSAIEVLQAAVKTFDDAKISGVEPSVDKTAPTWTEDKALKTSNVGRTSLALSWTVATDDTGVTSYKVYKNGSELVTLAGNITSYTVSGLSSNTTYTFKVEAGDEAGKWSVNGPSVSVTTDPSSSGGGWTPTPDPKPTPDPKPTPKPEDGNKPAEPKDPVKPTKPEPPKVKLTDLVDHWAKASIEKSIELGFVTGYEDGTFLPNRTVTRGEFAAMLARALKLGSNDKEFRFNDKEGTPAWARPFIQAIAEAGFISGYEDGTFRAGHEITRSEFVVIIVRVLGLKIDSNAQLTFKDAEQVSAWARPYVAAAVEAGLIKGNGDGKFHPNGSTTRAEAITLILGMLNHLK